From a single Lolium rigidum isolate FL_2022 chromosome 7, APGP_CSIRO_Lrig_0.1, whole genome shotgun sequence genomic region:
- the LOC124669847 gene encoding phosphoinositide phospholipase C 2-like isoform X1 — MGTYKCCLIFKRRYRWTDAPPPEDVRSLFAQHSGGTATMGADGLRRYLESTGTDPDFDGDAEAERLLDQIRQAQRVRVPRVGRPLLGIDDFHRFLFSDDLNPPLRRPQVHHDMAAPLSHYYVYTGHNSYLTGNQLSSDCSDVPIIKALQRGVRVIELDMWPNSAEDDISILHGRTLTTPVSLLKCLRSIKEYAFVASPYPVIITLEDHLPPQLQDKVAKMVLEVFGNILYYPEEEHPKELPSPEELKGRVLLSTKPPKEYLEAKAGGTIKDGDTEANPGKGGTDDDAAWGKEVPDFKTEIQFAKQEDDDEDDDEEEEDEQKIQQHLAPQYKHLITIRAGKPKGGSTSDALKSDPNKVRRLSLSEQQLAKAVVNHGTEIVRFTQRNLLRIYPKGTRITSSNYNPFIGWVHGAQMVAFNMQGYGRALWLMHGFYKANGACGYVKKPDFLMQSEPEVFDPKKTQPVKKILKVKVYMGDGWRMDFKQTHFDQYSPPDFYARVGIAGVPADSIMMKTKAIEDNWVPVWGEEFSFELTVPELALLRVEVHEYDMSEKDDFAGQTVLPVSELQPGIRAVALCDRKGNKYPNVKLLMRFEFESV, encoded by the exons ATGGGCACGTACAAGTGCTGCCTCATCTTCAAGCGCCGGTACCGCTGGacggacgcgccgccgccggaggacgtGCGCTCGCTCTTCGCGCAGCACTCGGGCGGGACGGCCACCATGGGCGCCGACGGGCTGCGCCGCTACCTCGAGTCCACCGGCACCGACCCGGACTTCGACGGCGACGCCGAGGCCGAGCGCCTGCTCGACCAGATCCGCCAGGCCCAGCGCGTCCGGGTCCCGCGCGTGGGGCGCCCGCTCCTGGGCATCGACGACTTCCACCGCTTCCTCTTCTCCGACGACCTCAACCCGCCGCTCCGCCGGCCGCAGGTCCACCACGACATGGCCGCGCCGCTCTCCCACTACTACGTCTACACGGGCCACAACTCCTACCTCACCGGCAACCAGCTCAGCAGCGACTGCAGCGACGTCCCCATCATCAAGGCGCTGCAGAGGGGCGTCAGGGTCATCGAGCTCGACATGTGGCCCAACTCCGCCGAGGACGACATCAGCATCCTCCATGGCAG GACATTGACCACCCCAGTTTCACTGCTCAAGTGCTTGAGGTCCATCAAAGAGTATGCTTTCGTCGCCTCGCCTTACCCTGTTATCATAACGCTCGAAGACCACCTTCCACCTCAACTCCAGGACAAAGTTGCCAAG ATGGTCCTCGAAGTATTTGGCAACATACTCTATTACCCTGAAGAAGAACATCCCAAAGAACTCCCTTCACCGGAAGAACTCAAGGGCCGTGTTCTCCTGTCGACAAAGCCCCCAAAGGAGTACCTTGAAGCCAAGGCTGGTGGTACCATCAAAGACGGTGACACAGAAGCGAATCCCGGCAAAGGAGGAACTGACGACGATGCGGCTTGGGGAAAAGAAGTCCCTGATTTTAAGACTGAAATCCAGTTTGCTAAA caggaagatgatgacgaagatgatgatgaggaggaggaggacgaacagAAAATTCAACAGCATCTAGCTCCACAATATAAGCACCTTATTACTATAAGAGCAGGAAAGCCCAAGGGTGGTAGTACGTCTGATGCCTTGAAGAGCGACCCAAACAAAGTTAGGCGGCTCAGTTTGAGCGAGCAACAGCTTGCAAAAGCTGTAGTTAATCATGGTACCGAAATAGTGAG GTTTACACAGAGAAACCTACTGAGGATATACCCAAAGGGCACTCGGATTACTTCATCCAACTATAATCCGTTTATTGGCTGGGTGCATGGTGCTCAGATGGTGGCCTTCAATATGCAG GGATATGGAAGAGCACTTTGGTTAATGCATGGATTTTATAAAGCCAACGGTGCCTGTGGCTACGTGAAGAAACCAGATTTCTTGATGCAATCTGAACCAGAAGTTTTTGATCCAAAGAAAACTCAACCTGTTAAGAAAATTTTGAAG GTAAAAGTGTACATGGGCGATGGTTGGCGGATGGACTTCAAGCAGACGCACTTTGATCAATACTCTCCTCCAGATTTTTATGCACGG GTTGGGATAGCCGGTGTTCCAGCGGACTCTATAATGATGAAGACAAAGGCGATCGAGGACAACTGGGTGCCGGTGTGGGGGGAGGAGTTCTCCTTCGAGCTGACGGTCCCGGAGCTCGCGCTGCTCCGCGTGGAGGTGCACGAGTACGACATGTCGGAGAAGGACGACTTCGCGGGGCAGACCGTGCTGCCGGTGTCGGAGCTGCAGCCCGGGATCCGTGCGGTGGCGCTCTGCGACCGCAAGGGGAACAAGTACCCCAACGTCAAGCTCCTCATGCGCTTCGAGTTCGAGTCGGTCTGA
- the LOC124669847 gene encoding phosphoinositide phospholipase C 2-like isoform X2, giving the protein MGTYKCCLIFKRRYRWTDAPPPEDVRSLFAQHSGGTATMGADGLRRYLESTGTDPDFDGDAEAERLLDQIRQAQRVRVPRVGRPLLGIDDFHRFLFSDDLNPPLRRPQVHHDMAAPLSHYYVYTGHNSYLTGNQLSSDCSDVPIIKALQRGVRVIELDMWPNSAEDDISILHGRTLTTPVSLLKCLRSIKEYAFVASPYPVIITLEDHLPPQLQDKVAKMVLEVFGNILYYPEEEHPKELPSPEELKGRVLLSTKPPKEYLEAKAGGTIKDGDTEANPGKGGTDDDAAWGKEVPDFKTEIQFAKEDDDEDDDEEEEDEQKIQQHLAPQYKHLITIRAGKPKGGSTSDALKSDPNKVRRLSLSEQQLAKAVVNHGTEIVRFTQRNLLRIYPKGTRITSSNYNPFIGWVHGAQMVAFNMQGYGRALWLMHGFYKANGACGYVKKPDFLMQSEPEVFDPKKTQPVKKILKVKVYMGDGWRMDFKQTHFDQYSPPDFYARVGIAGVPADSIMMKTKAIEDNWVPVWGEEFSFELTVPELALLRVEVHEYDMSEKDDFAGQTVLPVSELQPGIRAVALCDRKGNKYPNVKLLMRFEFESV; this is encoded by the exons ATGGGCACGTACAAGTGCTGCCTCATCTTCAAGCGCCGGTACCGCTGGacggacgcgccgccgccggaggacgtGCGCTCGCTCTTCGCGCAGCACTCGGGCGGGACGGCCACCATGGGCGCCGACGGGCTGCGCCGCTACCTCGAGTCCACCGGCACCGACCCGGACTTCGACGGCGACGCCGAGGCCGAGCGCCTGCTCGACCAGATCCGCCAGGCCCAGCGCGTCCGGGTCCCGCGCGTGGGGCGCCCGCTCCTGGGCATCGACGACTTCCACCGCTTCCTCTTCTCCGACGACCTCAACCCGCCGCTCCGCCGGCCGCAGGTCCACCACGACATGGCCGCGCCGCTCTCCCACTACTACGTCTACACGGGCCACAACTCCTACCTCACCGGCAACCAGCTCAGCAGCGACTGCAGCGACGTCCCCATCATCAAGGCGCTGCAGAGGGGCGTCAGGGTCATCGAGCTCGACATGTGGCCCAACTCCGCCGAGGACGACATCAGCATCCTCCATGGCAG GACATTGACCACCCCAGTTTCACTGCTCAAGTGCTTGAGGTCCATCAAAGAGTATGCTTTCGTCGCCTCGCCTTACCCTGTTATCATAACGCTCGAAGACCACCTTCCACCTCAACTCCAGGACAAAGTTGCCAAG ATGGTCCTCGAAGTATTTGGCAACATACTCTATTACCCTGAAGAAGAACATCCCAAAGAACTCCCTTCACCGGAAGAACTCAAGGGCCGTGTTCTCCTGTCGACAAAGCCCCCAAAGGAGTACCTTGAAGCCAAGGCTGGTGGTACCATCAAAGACGGTGACACAGAAGCGAATCCCGGCAAAGGAGGAACTGACGACGATGCGGCTTGGGGAAAAGAAGTCCCTGATTTTAAGACTGAAATCCAGTTTGCTAAA gaagatgatgacgaagatgatgatgaggaggaggaggacgaacagAAAATTCAACAGCATCTAGCTCCACAATATAAGCACCTTATTACTATAAGAGCAGGAAAGCCCAAGGGTGGTAGTACGTCTGATGCCTTGAAGAGCGACCCAAACAAAGTTAGGCGGCTCAGTTTGAGCGAGCAACAGCTTGCAAAAGCTGTAGTTAATCATGGTACCGAAATAGTGAG GTTTACACAGAGAAACCTACTGAGGATATACCCAAAGGGCACTCGGATTACTTCATCCAACTATAATCCGTTTATTGGCTGGGTGCATGGTGCTCAGATGGTGGCCTTCAATATGCAG GGATATGGAAGAGCACTTTGGTTAATGCATGGATTTTATAAAGCCAACGGTGCCTGTGGCTACGTGAAGAAACCAGATTTCTTGATGCAATCTGAACCAGAAGTTTTTGATCCAAAGAAAACTCAACCTGTTAAGAAAATTTTGAAG GTAAAAGTGTACATGGGCGATGGTTGGCGGATGGACTTCAAGCAGACGCACTTTGATCAATACTCTCCTCCAGATTTTTATGCACGG GTTGGGATAGCCGGTGTTCCAGCGGACTCTATAATGATGAAGACAAAGGCGATCGAGGACAACTGGGTGCCGGTGTGGGGGGAGGAGTTCTCCTTCGAGCTGACGGTCCCGGAGCTCGCGCTGCTCCGCGTGGAGGTGCACGAGTACGACATGTCGGAGAAGGACGACTTCGCGGGGCAGACCGTGCTGCCGGTGTCGGAGCTGCAGCCCGGGATCCGTGCGGTGGCGCTCTGCGACCGCAAGGGGAACAAGTACCCCAACGTCAAGCTCCTCATGCGCTTCGAGTTCGAGTCGGTCTGA
- the LOC124669848 gene encoding peroxidase 21-like isoform X1, with product MGSSSSLAPVASALLLLSYLIAGNNGVAAAGTSTSSDGLKLNYYSESCPRAEEIVKEQVKSLYEEHGNTAVSWLRALFHDCTVKSCDASLLLETDAGAGVVSEKSSARSFGMRNFKYIHAIKTALERACPGTVSCADLLALAARDGVAMLGGPTDIPMRTGRRDATESHYGEVESYIPNHNESVSAVLDRFASMGVDAEGVVALLGAHSVGRVHCFNLVARLYPAVDGTIEPAYGTYLRGRCPTADAKEDTRDVAYARNDRVTPMVLDNMYHKNLLKGRGLLLVDQRLATDPRTALFVRKMAADNTYFHDVFAAALVKMSENGPLTGDHGEVRKDCRFVNK from the exons ATGGGTTCGAGCTCAAGCCTGGCGCCAGTGGCTTCTGCGCTGCTCCTCTTGTCCTACCTCATCGCTG GGAACAATGGCGTTGCTGCTGCTGGAACTAGCACTAGCAGTGATGGTCTGAAGCTGAACTACTACTCTGAGAGCTGCCCCAGAGCGGAGGAGATCGTCAAGGAGCAGGTGAAGAGCCTCTACGAGGAGCACGGCAACACGGCGGTGTCGTGGCTCAGGGCGCTCTTCCACGACTGCACCGTCAAGTCCTGCGACGCGTCGCTGCTCCTCGAGaccgacgccggcgccggcgtcgtcTCCGAGAAGTCCTCCGCGCGGAGCTTCGGCATGCGGAACTTCAAGTACATCCACGCCATCAAGACCGCCCTGGAGCGCGCGTGCCCCGGCACCGTCTCCTGCGCCGACCTGCTCGCCCTCGCCGCCCGCGACGGCGTCGCCATGCTCGGCGGGCCCACCGACATCCCGATGCGCACGGGGCGGCGGGACGCCACCGAGAGCCACTACGGCGAGGTGGAGAGCTACATCCCGAACCACAACGAGTCCGTGTCGGCGGTGCTCGACCGGTTTGCCTCCATGGGCGTGGACGCCGAGGGCGTCGTGGCGCTCCTGGGCGCGCACTCCGTCGGCCGCGTCCACTGCTTCAACCTCGTTGCGCGGCTCTACCCGGCGGTGGACGGCACCATCGAGCCGGCATATGGCACGTACCTCCGGGGCCGGTGCCCGACGGCGGACGCCAAGGAGGACACGCGCGACGTGGCGTACGCGCGGAACGACCGCGTCACCCCCATGGTGCTCGACAACATGTACCACAAGAACCTCCTGAAAGGCAGGGGCCTGCTGCTGGTGGACCAGAGGCTCGCCACCGACCCGCGAACCGCGCTGTTCGTGAGGAAGATGGCGGCGGACAACACCTACTTTCACGACGTTTTCGCGGCGGCGCTGGTCAAGATGTCGGAGAACGGCCCGCTCACCGGCGACCACGGCGAGGTCAGGAAGGACTGCAGGTTCGTCAACAAGTAA
- the LOC124669848 gene encoding peroxidase 21-like isoform X2, whose protein sequence is MGSSSSLAPVASALLLLSYLIAGKCSDGLKLNYYSESCPRAEEIVKEQVKSLYEEHGNTAVSWLRALFHDCTVKSCDASLLLETDAAAGLVSEKSSARSFGMRNFKYIHAIKTALERACPGTVSCADLLALAARDGAAVLGRPADIPMRTGRRDATESHYGEVESYIPNHNESVSAVLDRFGSMGVDAEGVVALLGAHSIGRVHCFNLVARLYPAVDGTIEPAYGTYLRGRCPTADAKEDTRDVAYARNDCVTPMVLDNMYHKNLLKGRGLLLVDQRLATDPRTAPFVRKMATDNDYFHDVFAAALVKMSENGPLTGDHGEVRKDCRFVNK, encoded by the exons ATGGGTTCGAGCTCAAGCCTGGCGCCAGTGGCTTCTGCGCTGCTCCTCTTGTCCTACCTCATCGCTGGTAAGT GCAGTGATGGTCTGAAGCTGAACTACTACTCTGAGAGCTGCCCGAGAGCGGAGGAGATCGTCAAGGAGCAGGTGAAGAGTCTCTACGAGGAGCACGGCAACACGGCGGTGTCGTGGCTCAGGGCGCTCTTCCACGACTGCACCGTCAAGTCCTGCGACGCGTCGCTGCTCCTCGAGACCGACGCCGCCGCGGGCCTCGTCTCCGAGAAGTCCTCCGCGCGGAGCTTCGGCATGCGGAACTTCAAGTACATCCACGCCATCAAGACCGCCCTGGAGCGCGCGTGCCCCGGCACCGTCTCCTGCGCCGACCTGCTCGCCCTCGCCGcccgcgacggcgccgccgtgctCGGCAGGCCCGCCGACATCCCGATGCGCACGGGGCGGCGCGACGCCACCGAGAGCCACTACGGCGAGGTGGAGAGCTACATCCCGAACCACAACGAGTCGGTGTCGGCGGTGCTCGACCGGTTCGGGTCCATGGGCGTGGACGCCGAGGGCGTCGTGGCGCTCCTAGGCGCGCACTCTATCGGCCGCGTCCACTGCTTCAACCTCGTTGCGCGGCTCTACCCGGCGGTGGACGGCACCATCGAGCCGGCATATGGCACGTACCTCCGGGGACGGTGCCCGACGGCGGACGCCAAGGAGGACACTCGCGACGTGGCGTACGCCAGGAACGACTGCGTCACCCCCATGGTGCTCGACAACATGTACCACAAGAACCTCCTGAAAGGCAGGGGCCTCCTGCTGGTGGACCAGAGGCTCGCCACCGACCCGCGAACCGCGCCGTTCGTGAGGAAGATGGCGACGGACAACGACTACTTTCACGACGTTTTCGCGGCGGCGCTGGTCAAGATGTCGGAGAACGGCCCGCTCACCGGCGACCACGGCGAGGTCAGGAAGGACTGCAGGTTCGTCAACAAGTAA